A genomic stretch from Desulfotignum balticum DSM 7044 includes:
- a CDS encoding MFS transporter yields the protein MTQSRVCLFIGVLLTAVMFAISQFYRSSVAVISPNLMQEMGLNALDLSRISAAFFYAFALMQIPVGIFLDTVGPKTAMVGLTLVSVSGAVIFALGNSPAWLTFGRVLLGIGMACNFMGSLKLLTLWFKPRQFATLSAMVVSLGTMGNIAAATPLVLLVGLVGWRHSFLIIAGFTLFLALVFLAVIRERNGSGTVDTADEGDIRPSVSQTLTRAWDLFHRKDYWIISLATFCRYGIYAAVQALWAGPFLIHVLKLPAVTAGNILFLMSIGLIVGCPLCGWLSDSVVGARKTIIIPGMVCMVGLLLGMNRLTPDSGVWITYLVFFSFGLASGSGQVMYAHIKEQVPRANAGLAMTGINFFTMAGVAVFLQGLGHVMTRFFPGASLTLPAFHLAFGVCAACLTGIALLYGLTRETLERKPTR from the coding sequence ATGACCCAGTCTCGTGTCTGTCTTTTCATCGGTGTGCTTCTGACGGCGGTGATGTTTGCCATATCCCAGTTCTACCGGTCCTCAGTGGCGGTGATCTCTCCCAATCTCATGCAGGAGATGGGATTGAACGCCCTGGATTTAAGCCGGATATCGGCCGCGTTTTTCTATGCGTTTGCGCTCATGCAGATACCCGTGGGCATTTTTCTGGACACCGTGGGCCCCAAGACCGCCATGGTCGGGCTGACCCTGGTGTCGGTGTCAGGTGCCGTGATCTTTGCCCTGGGCAACAGTCCGGCCTGGCTGACCTTCGGCCGGGTGCTTTTAGGCATCGGCATGGCCTGCAATTTCATGGGATCGTTGAAACTGCTGACTTTGTGGTTCAAACCCCGGCAGTTTGCCACGCTGTCTGCAATGGTGGTATCTTTAGGAACCATGGGAAACATTGCGGCAGCCACACCTTTGGTACTTCTGGTGGGTCTGGTGGGATGGCGGCACAGTTTTTTGATCATTGCCGGATTCACCCTGTTTCTGGCCCTGGTATTTCTGGCGGTGATCCGGGAGCGAAACGGGAGCGGCACGGTGGATACGGCCGATGAAGGGGATATCCGACCCAGCGTATCCCAGACTCTCACCCGGGCATGGGACCTGTTTCACCGAAAAGACTACTGGATCATCTCTTTGGCCACGTTCTGCCGGTACGGCATTTACGCGGCCGTCCAGGCGTTGTGGGCCGGTCCGTTCCTCATCCATGTGCTGAAACTGCCCGCAGTCACGGCCGGCAATATCCTGTTTCTCATGAGCATCGGCCTGATTGTGGGATGTCCTTTGTGCGGGTGGCTGTCTGATTCCGTGGTGGGGGCCCGGAAAACAATCATCATTCCCGGTATGGTCTGCATGGTGGGACTGCTGCTGGGTATGAACCGCCTGACGCCGGATTCCGGCGTGTGGATCACATATCTGGTGTTTTTTTCATTCGGTCTGGCATCCGGGTCCGGTCAGGTCATGTACGCGCACATCAAGGAACAGGTGCCCCGGGCCAATGCCGGTCTGGCCATGACCGGCATCAATTTTTTCACCATGGCCGGTGTGGCCGTGTTTCTCCAGGGCCTGGGCCATGTAATGACCCGGTTTTTTCCCGGGGCATCCTTGACCCTGCCGGCCTTTCACCTGGCGTTCGGGGTGTGTGCCGCCTGCCTGACCGGCATTGCCCTGCTGTACGGCCTGACCCGGGAAACCCTGGAAAGAAAACCGACCCGTTAA
- a CDS encoding amino acid ABC transporter ATP-binding protein, with product MIEFKQVNKWFGKLHVLNDINLDIDPGEVLVICGPSGSGKSTLIRCINRLEPIQKGQIIVDGVPVHDKATNLTKLRADIGFVFQQFHLYPHMTVLQNVMLAPVNVRKMSTSDAEKIAREKLTQVGLTDKAGAYPGQLSGGQQQRVAIARGLAMTPKIMLFDEPTSALDPEMIGEVLDVMVNLVSEGMTMCVVTHEMGFARKVADRVLFMDMGKIVETGKPDEFFDNPQTHRAADFISKILTH from the coding sequence ATGATTGAATTCAAGCAAGTGAACAAATGGTTCGGCAAACTCCATGTGCTCAATGACATCAACCTGGACATCGATCCAGGGGAAGTGCTGGTGATCTGCGGCCCCAGCGGATCGGGAAAATCCACCCTGATCCGGTGCATCAACCGCCTGGAGCCGATCCAGAAAGGGCAGATCATCGTGGACGGCGTACCCGTGCACGACAAGGCCACCAACCTGACCAAGCTCCGGGCCGACATCGGGTTTGTATTCCAGCAGTTTCATCTGTATCCCCACATGACCGTGCTCCAGAACGTCATGCTGGCACCGGTGAACGTCAGAAAAATGTCCACTTCGGATGCCGAAAAAATCGCCAGGGAAAAACTCACCCAAGTGGGACTCACCGACAAAGCCGGCGCGTATCCGGGCCAGCTGTCCGGGGGCCAGCAGCAGCGGGTGGCCATTGCCCGGGGTCTGGCCATGACGCCCAAAATCATGCTGTTTGACGAACCCACCTCCGCCCTGGACCCGGAAATGATCGGCGAGGTCTTAGATGTCATGGTCAACCTGGTGTCCGAAGGCATGACCATGTGCGTGGTCACCCACGAAATGGGATTTGCCAGAAAAGTGGCGGACCGGGTGTTGTTCATGGACATGGGCAAAATCGTGGAAACCGGCAAACCCGACGAATTCTTCGACAACCCCCAGACCCACCGGGCTGCAGATTTCATCAGCAAAATCCTGACCCATTGA
- the ltaE gene encoding low-specificity L-threonine aldolase, whose amino-acid sequence MKQIDLRSDTVTRPTQQMLEAMITAQVGDDVYGEDPTVNRLEQTMAAVTGMADGLFCASGTQTNLVALLSHCQRGEEYIVGQTAHTYKYEAGGGAVLGSIQPQPLDFETDGTLDLAKVERFIKPDDFHFARTRLFCLENTQAGKVLPMDYLKDARKLADRHGLGFHLDGARVFNAAVKLGVNVTAITTLFDSVSCCLSKGLGTPVGSVLCGSREFIARARRWRKMVGGGMRQAGILAAAGLYALSHNIDRLTDDHANAARLAAGLSGIKAIHIDMDAVQTNMVHARIDADMTALVQHLAGQGIRISPGNPVRLVTHLNIDAADIDRVVAGFRSFF is encoded by the coding sequence ATGAAACAGATCGATTTGAGAAGCGACACCGTGACCCGGCCCACCCAGCAGATGCTGGAAGCCATGATTACCGCCCAGGTGGGAGATGATGTATATGGCGAAGATCCCACGGTGAACCGGCTGGAGCAGACCATGGCTGCGGTCACGGGCATGGCAGACGGCCTGTTCTGCGCGTCCGGTACCCAGACCAACCTGGTGGCTCTGCTCAGTCATTGCCAGCGCGGAGAAGAATATATCGTGGGTCAGACGGCCCATACATACAAATACGAGGCCGGCGGGGGGGCGGTTTTAGGCAGCATCCAGCCCCAGCCCCTGGATTTTGAAACAGACGGGACCCTGGATCTGGCCAAAGTGGAACGCTTCATCAAGCCGGATGATTTTCATTTTGCCCGAACCCGGCTGTTCTGCCTGGAAAACACCCAGGCCGGCAAAGTGCTGCCCATGGATTATCTCAAAGATGCCCGGAAACTGGCGGACCGCCATGGCTTGGGCTTTCACCTGGACGGGGCCCGGGTGTTCAATGCCGCAGTCAAGCTGGGCGTGAATGTCACAGCCATCACCACGCTGTTTGATTCCGTGTCCTGCTGTCTGTCCAAAGGCCTGGGAACGCCCGTGGGATCGGTGCTGTGCGGTTCCAGGGAATTCATCGCCCGGGCCCGGCGGTGGCGGAAAATGGTGGGGGGCGGCATGCGCCAGGCCGGGATTCTGGCGGCAGCCGGCCTGTATGCCCTGTCTCACAACATTGACCGGCTGACGGATGATCATGCCAATGCGGCCCGCCTTGCAGCGGGTTTATCCGGCATCAAGGCCATTCATATTGATATGGATGCGGTGCAGACCAATATGGTTCACGCCCGTATCGATGCAGACATGACGGCTCTGGTGCAGCACCTGGCCGGTCAGGGGATCCGCATCAGCCCGGGCAACCCCGTGCGCCTGGTGACGCATTTGAACATTGATGCCGCTGATATCGATCGGGTCGTGGCAGGGTTCCGGTCTTTTTTCTAA